A part of Canis lupus familiaris isolate Mischka breed German Shepherd chromosome 4, alternate assembly UU_Cfam_GSD_1.0, whole genome shotgun sequence genomic DNA contains:
- the FGFR4 gene encoding fibroblast growth factor receptor 4 isoform X2: MWLLLALLGVLVEVPGAPALSLEASEEIELEPCLAPSPEQQEQELTVALGQAVRLCCGRAERGGHWYKEGSRLPPAGRVRGWRGRLEIASFLPEDAGCYLCLARGSMLVLHNVTLVVDDSLTSSNGNEDPKAHRVSRNGHIYSQQAPYWTHPQRMEKKLHAVPAGNTVKFRCPAAGNPMPTIRWLKDGQDFHGEHRIGGIRAGLPANTTAVAGSDVELLCKVYSDAQPHIQWLKHIVINGSSFGADGFPYVQVLKTADINSSEVEVLYLRNVSAEDAGEYTCLAGNSIGLSYQSAWLTVLPEEDLTWTAAASEARYTDIILYVSGSLALVVLLLLAGLYRGQVLISRQPRQPATVQKLSRFPLARQFSLESGSSAKSSSSLVRGVRLSSSGPPLLSGLVSLDLPLDPLWEFPRDRLVLGKPLGEGCFGQVVRAEAFGMDPTQPDQASTVAVKMLKDNASDKDLADLVSEMEVMKLIGRHKNIINLLGVCTQEGPLYVIVECAAKGNLREFLRARRPPGPDLSPDGLRSSEGPLSFPALVSCAYQVARGMQYLESRKCIHRDLAARNVLVTEDNVMKIADFGLARGVHHIDYYKKTSNGRLPVKWMAPEALFDRVYTHQSDVWSFGILLWEIFTLGGSPYPGIPVEELFSLLREGHRMDRPPNCPPELYGLMRECWHAAPSQRPTFKQLVEALDKVLLAVSEEYLDLRLTFGPYSSAGGDASSTCSSNDSVFCHDLLPLGPSSFSFPGAQT, from the exons ATGTGGCTGCTGTTGGCCCTGTTGGGGGTCCTGGTGGAGGTGCCTGGGGCTCCAGCTTTGTCCCTTGAAGCCTCTGAGGAAATAGAACTAG AGCcctgcctggcccccagcccagaGCAGCAAGAACAGGAGCTGACCGTGGCCCTTGGGCAGGCTGTGCGGCTATGCTGTGGGCGAGCTGAACGTGGTGGCCACTGGTACAAGGAAGGCAGTCGCCTACCACCTGCTGGCCGGGTACGAGGCTGGAGGGGCCGCTTGGAGATCGCCAGCTTCCTACCGGAGGATGCTGGCTGCTACCTCTGCCTGGCACGAGGCTCCATGCTTGTCCTGCACAATGTTACCTTGGTTGTGGATG ACTCCTTGACCTCTAGCAATGGCAACGAGGACCCTAAGGCCCACAGGGTCTCCAGGAATGGGCACATTTACTCCCAGCAAG caccctACTGGACACACCCTCAGCGCATGGAGAAGAAACTTCATGCAGTGCCTGCCGGGAACACTGTCAAGTTCCGCTGTCCAGCTGCAGGCAACCCCATGCCCACCATCCGCTGGCTGAAGGATGGACAGGACTTCCATGGGGAGCATCGCATTGGAGGCATTCGG GCGGGGCTCCCGGCCAACACCACAGCCGTGGCGGGCAGCGATGTAGAGCTGCTGTGCAAGGTGTACAGCGACGCCCAGCCCCACATCCAGTGGCTGAAGCACATCGTCATCAATGGTAGCAGTTTTGGCGCCGACGGCTTCCCCTACGTGCAAGTCCTCAAG ACAGCAGACATCAATAGCTCAGAGGTGGAGGTCCTATACCTTCGGAACGTGTCAGCTGAGGATGCAGGCGAATACACCTGCCTGGCAGGCAACTCCATTGGCCTCTCCTACCAGTCAGCCTGGCTCACAGTGCTGCCAG AGGAGGACCTCACATGGACAGCAGCAGCATCAGAGGCCAGGTATACGGACATCATTCTGTACGTGTCAGGCTCTCTGGCTTTGGTTGTCCTCCTGCTACTAGCTGGGTTGTATCGAGGGCAGGTACTCATCAGCCGGCAGCCCAGGCAGCCCGCCACCGTGCAGAAGTTGTCCCGCTTCCCTCTGGCCCGACAG TTCTCCCTGGAATCGGGTTCTTCAGCCAAATCGAGCTCATCCTTGGTGCGGGGTGTCCGTCTCTCCTCCAGTGGCCCTCCCTTGCTCTCTGGCCTTGTGAGTCTAGACCTACCTCTCGACCCACTGTGGGAGTTCCCCCGGGACAG GCTGGTGCTCGGAAAGCCACTGGGGGAGGGCTGCTTTGGGCAGGTAGTACGTGCAGAGGCCTTTGGCATGGACCCCACCCAGCCTGACCAAGCCAGCACTGTGGCTGTCAAGATGCTCAAGG ACAATGCCTCCGACAAGGACCTGGCAGACCTGGTCTCTGAGATGGAGGTGATGAAGCTGATCGGCCGACATAAGAACATTATCAATCTGCTGGGTGTCTGTACTCAGGAAG GACCCCTGTATGTGATTGTGGAGTGTGCCGCCAAGGGAAACCTTCGGGAGTTCCTGCGGGCCCGGCGTCCCCCTGGCCCCGACCTCAGCCCTGATGGGCTGAGGAGCAGTGAGGGGCCCCTCTCCTTCCCCGCCCTGGTTTCCTGTGCCTACCAGGTGGCCCGAGGCATGCAGTATCTGGAGTCGAGGAAG tgCATCCACCGGGACCTGGCTGCCCGGAACGTACTGGTGACAGAGGACAATGTGATGAAGATTGCTGACTTTGGGCTGGCCCGTGGCGTCCACCACATTGACTACTACAAGAAAACCAGCAAT GGCCGCCTGCCTGTCAAGTGGATGGCACCCGAGGCCTTATTTGACCGAGTCTACACACACCAGAGTGACGT GTGGTCGTTTGGGATCTTGCTGTGGGAGATCTTCACCCTCGGGGGCTCCCCGTACCCTGGCATCCCTGTGGAGGAGCTGTTCTCACTGCTGCGGGAGGGGCATCGGATGGACCGGCCCCCCAACTGCCCCCCAGAGCT GTATGGGCTAATGCGGGAGTGCTGGCATGCAGCACCCTCTCAGAGGCCAACTTTCAAGCAGCTGGTAGAGGCACTGGACAAGGTCCTGCTGGCCGTCTCCGAGGAG TACCTAGACCTCCGCCTGACCTTCGGACCCTACTCTTCGGCCGGTGGGGATGCCAGCAGCACCTGCTCCTCCAACGACTCTGTCTTCTGCCATGACCTCCTGCCACTGGGGCCcagctccttctccttccctgggGCGCAGACATGA
- the FGFR4 gene encoding fibroblast growth factor receptor 4 isoform X1: MWLLLALLGVLVEVPGAPALSLEASEEIELEPCLAPSPEQQEQELTVALGQAVRLCCGRAERGGHWYKEGSRLPPAGRVRGWRGRLEIASFLPEDAGCYLCLARGSMLVLHNVTLVVDDSLTSSNGNEDPKAHRVSRNGHIYSQQAPYWTHPQRMEKKLHAVPAGNTVKFRCPAAGNPMPTIRWLKDGQDFHGEHRIGGIRLRHQHWSLVMESVVPSDRGTYTCLVENSMGSIRYSYLLDVLERSPHRPILQAGLPANTTAVAGSDVELLCKVYSDAQPHIQWLKHIVINGSSFGADGFPYVQVLKTADINSSEVEVLYLRNVSAEDAGEYTCLAGNSIGLSYQSAWLTVLPEEDLTWTAAASEARYTDIILYVSGSLALVVLLLLAGLYRGQVLISRQPRQPATVQKLSRFPLARQFSLESGSSAKSSSSLVRGVRLSSSGPPLLSGLVSLDLPLDPLWEFPRDRLVLGKPLGEGCFGQVVRAEAFGMDPTQPDQASTVAVKMLKDNASDKDLADLVSEMEVMKLIGRHKNIINLLGVCTQEGPLYVIVECAAKGNLREFLRARRPPGPDLSPDGLRSSEGPLSFPALVSCAYQVARGMQYLESRKCIHRDLAARNVLVTEDNVMKIADFGLARGVHHIDYYKKTSNGRLPVKWMAPEALFDRVYTHQSDVWSFGILLWEIFTLGGSPYPGIPVEELFSLLREGHRMDRPPNCPPELYGLMRECWHAAPSQRPTFKQLVEALDKVLLAVSEEYLDLRLTFGPYSSAGGDASSTCSSNDSVFCHDLLPLGPSSFSFPGAQT; the protein is encoded by the exons ATGTGGCTGCTGTTGGCCCTGTTGGGGGTCCTGGTGGAGGTGCCTGGGGCTCCAGCTTTGTCCCTTGAAGCCTCTGAGGAAATAGAACTAG AGCcctgcctggcccccagcccagaGCAGCAAGAACAGGAGCTGACCGTGGCCCTTGGGCAGGCTGTGCGGCTATGCTGTGGGCGAGCTGAACGTGGTGGCCACTGGTACAAGGAAGGCAGTCGCCTACCACCTGCTGGCCGGGTACGAGGCTGGAGGGGCCGCTTGGAGATCGCCAGCTTCCTACCGGAGGATGCTGGCTGCTACCTCTGCCTGGCACGAGGCTCCATGCTTGTCCTGCACAATGTTACCTTGGTTGTGGATG ACTCCTTGACCTCTAGCAATGGCAACGAGGACCCTAAGGCCCACAGGGTCTCCAGGAATGGGCACATTTACTCCCAGCAAG caccctACTGGACACACCCTCAGCGCATGGAGAAGAAACTTCATGCAGTGCCTGCCGGGAACACTGTCAAGTTCCGCTGTCCAGCTGCAGGCAACCCCATGCCCACCATCCGCTGGCTGAAGGATGGACAGGACTTCCATGGGGAGCATCGCATTGGAGGCATTCGG ctgcgCCACCAGCACTGGAGCCTGGTGATGGAAAGTGTGGTGCCCTCAGACCGTGGCACATACACTTGCCTCGTGGAGAACTCTATGGGCAGCATCCGCTACAGCTACCTACTGGATGTGCTGG AGCGGTCCCCGCACCGGCCCATCCTGCAGGCGGGGCTCCCGGCCAACACCACAGCCGTGGCGGGCAGCGATGTAGAGCTGCTGTGCAAGGTGTACAGCGACGCCCAGCCCCACATCCAGTGGCTGAAGCACATCGTCATCAATGGTAGCAGTTTTGGCGCCGACGGCTTCCCCTACGTGCAAGTCCTCAAG ACAGCAGACATCAATAGCTCAGAGGTGGAGGTCCTATACCTTCGGAACGTGTCAGCTGAGGATGCAGGCGAATACACCTGCCTGGCAGGCAACTCCATTGGCCTCTCCTACCAGTCAGCCTGGCTCACAGTGCTGCCAG AGGAGGACCTCACATGGACAGCAGCAGCATCAGAGGCCAGGTATACGGACATCATTCTGTACGTGTCAGGCTCTCTGGCTTTGGTTGTCCTCCTGCTACTAGCTGGGTTGTATCGAGGGCAGGTACTCATCAGCCGGCAGCCCAGGCAGCCCGCCACCGTGCAGAAGTTGTCCCGCTTCCCTCTGGCCCGACAG TTCTCCCTGGAATCGGGTTCTTCAGCCAAATCGAGCTCATCCTTGGTGCGGGGTGTCCGTCTCTCCTCCAGTGGCCCTCCCTTGCTCTCTGGCCTTGTGAGTCTAGACCTACCTCTCGACCCACTGTGGGAGTTCCCCCGGGACAG GCTGGTGCTCGGAAAGCCACTGGGGGAGGGCTGCTTTGGGCAGGTAGTACGTGCAGAGGCCTTTGGCATGGACCCCACCCAGCCTGACCAAGCCAGCACTGTGGCTGTCAAGATGCTCAAGG ACAATGCCTCCGACAAGGACCTGGCAGACCTGGTCTCTGAGATGGAGGTGATGAAGCTGATCGGCCGACATAAGAACATTATCAATCTGCTGGGTGTCTGTACTCAGGAAG GACCCCTGTATGTGATTGTGGAGTGTGCCGCCAAGGGAAACCTTCGGGAGTTCCTGCGGGCCCGGCGTCCCCCTGGCCCCGACCTCAGCCCTGATGGGCTGAGGAGCAGTGAGGGGCCCCTCTCCTTCCCCGCCCTGGTTTCCTGTGCCTACCAGGTGGCCCGAGGCATGCAGTATCTGGAGTCGAGGAAG tgCATCCACCGGGACCTGGCTGCCCGGAACGTACTGGTGACAGAGGACAATGTGATGAAGATTGCTGACTTTGGGCTGGCCCGTGGCGTCCACCACATTGACTACTACAAGAAAACCAGCAAT GGCCGCCTGCCTGTCAAGTGGATGGCACCCGAGGCCTTATTTGACCGAGTCTACACACACCAGAGTGACGT GTGGTCGTTTGGGATCTTGCTGTGGGAGATCTTCACCCTCGGGGGCTCCCCGTACCCTGGCATCCCTGTGGAGGAGCTGTTCTCACTGCTGCGGGAGGGGCATCGGATGGACCGGCCCCCCAACTGCCCCCCAGAGCT GTATGGGCTAATGCGGGAGTGCTGGCATGCAGCACCCTCTCAGAGGCCAACTTTCAAGCAGCTGGTAGAGGCACTGGACAAGGTCCTGCTGGCCGTCTCCGAGGAG TACCTAGACCTCCGCCTGACCTTCGGACCCTACTCTTCGGCCGGTGGGGATGCCAGCAGCACCTGCTCCTCCAACGACTCTGTCTTCTGCCATGACCTCCTGCCACTGGGGCCcagctccttctccttccctgggGCGCAGACATGA
- the LOC102152168 gene encoding normal mucosa of esophagus-specific gene 1 protein: MGSVHKELESLLPRILRAEDRRKGVRPQTCAEVIINFFQLLMKKKELIPLVLFMATAAGGASSFDVYSLQKSDVILDRKRNPEPWETMDPSVPSKLITINQEWKPIEELRKVRRATK; the protein is encoded by the exons ATGGGTTCAGTGCATAAAGAG TTGGAAAGCCTCCTGCCACGTATACTCAGAGCCGAAGACAGAAGGAAGGGAGTCAGACCTCAGACCTGCGCTGAGGTCATCATTAACTTTTTCCAACTCCTGATGAAAAAGAAGGAACTTATTCCTTTGGTGCTGTTCATGGCCACAGCGGCAGGCGGAGCTTCGTCTTTCGATGTATATTCCCTTCAAAAATCTGATGTGATCCTAGATCGGAAAAGAAATCCAGAACCTTGGGAAACCATGGACCCTAGTGTACCTAGCAAGCTTATAACAATCAACCAAGAATGGAAGCCCATTGAAGAGTTGCGGAAGGTCCGAAGAGCCACTAAATGA